In one Nicotiana sylvestris chromosome 8, ASM39365v2, whole genome shotgun sequence genomic region, the following are encoded:
- the LOC138875294 gene encoding uncharacterized protein: protein MATASAPDPRTKGIPCCTLPLVRAFDRLKAELLHYEDPLRDARDREKSLRLLCAAKERELVSFRYEVDRSRAREALLEKQLKDKVDELEQLWGEVGRAKREFTELQAHLNAHSEAKERAQVEVFALEAQIQVTRANDSAQVKMIVRLSSELSREKTEVVNVRAEVVMNNTRAGKKMAAYSSSDVAAKAKLKKTLDHANNSKEYVRCRSRREILEEIHARGFDLSGEIEQAKGEEYDAKFLLSDAEDDEEETVGL from the exons ATGGCCACCGCATCGGCGCCTGATCCTCGGACAAAAGGGATTCCCTGTTGTACTTTGCCTTTGGTCAGG GCTTTTGATAGGCTCAAAGCCGAACTGCTTCATTATGAGGACCCATTGCGTGATGCTcgagatagggagaaatccctcagacTTCTTTGTGCGGCAAAGGAAAGAGAGCTCGTCTCTTTTCGGTATGAGGTGGACCGGAGTCGGGCCCGGGAGGCCCTCTTAGAGAAACAG TTGAAGGATAAGGTGGATGAACTAGAACAACTCTGGGGCGAGGTTGGCAGAGCCAAACGTGAATTCACCGAGCTGCAGGCGCATCTGAATGCCCATTCTGaggccaaagagagggctcaggTTGAGGTTTTCGCTCTTGAGGCACAAATTCAAGTCACCCGTGCGAATGATTCTGCTCAGGTGAAGATGATCGTGAGACTCTCATCCGAGCTTTCAAGGGAGAAAaccgaggtggtgaatgtccgGGCTGAGGTTGTGATGAACAACACCAGAGCGGGAAAGAAAATGGCGGCTTATTCAAGTAGTGATGTCGCTGCTAAAGCTAAGCTAAAGAAGACCCTCGATCATGCAAACAACAGCAAGGAGTACGTgaggtgcagatcccggagggaaatccttgaggagattcacgctaggggctttgatctctcgggggagatcgagcaagccaaaggagaggagtacgatgccaagttcctACTGTCCGATGCTGAGGACGATGAGGAGGAGACCGTCGGGCTATAA